The genomic segment CGCGGGCTCGATCCGGTTTCATCGACCGTGGCCCTCGAGGCCCTCGGCCACGGCTGCGAAGATGGGGGCCTCAGCTTCTCCCTCTGCGCACATCTCCTCGCGTGCGTAGTGCCCGTCTGGAAGCACGGCACCGAAGAGCAGAAGCGGCGCTATCTACCAGGCATGAGCGACGGTTCAATAATCGCCGCGAACGCGATGTCGGAGCCGGCGTCGGGGTCAGACGCCTTCGCGCTGACGACGCGGGCAGAGCCGGAAGAAGGTGGTTTCCTGCTCAACGGCACGAAGACATTCTGCTCCAACGGACCTTATGCCGATGTCATCGTTACGTATGCAGCCACCGATCTCGCAAGAGCGTACCACGGCGGCATCACGGCGTTCATCGTACCGCGCGAGACTGACGGACTCAGAACCGGTCCTCCATTCGACAAGCTGGGCCTGCGCACCAGTCACATGAGCGAAGTCGTATTCGAGAACGCCTGGGTGTCGTCTGACGCGGTACTGGGGGGAGTCGGCGGGGGCTCGAGTGTCTTTTCGCAATCAATGGACTGGGAGCGCGCCTGCCTCGGAGGTGTGCACATCGGAACCATGCAGCGCCTGCTGGAGCTCGTCGTGACTCACGCCCGGACACGCATGGTTTCCGGGGAGCCAATCGGCAAGCATCAAGGCGTCTCGCATCCAGTCGCCGACATGAAGGTGCGGCTCGAAGCCGCGCGACTGCTGGTCTATCGGGCAGCGGCCCGGCTCGACCGCGCACGCGACATTTCCATGGACGCCGCAATTGCAAAGCTGTTCGTCAGCGAAGCGCTGGTCGCCACGGCGCAGGACGCGGTCCGTGCCTTCGGCGCGGACGGCGTGATTGAGGGGCATCCGGCGGAGCGCGCGCTGCGCGACGCAGTTTCAAGCACGCTGTATTCAGGAACGTCTGAGATTCAGCGAAACATCATCGCGCGATGGCTCGGGCTTTAGCCGTGACGCGCTGAGCCAGGTGCGCCGGCGCGAACGGTGTGCAGTCTGAGACAACCGTCAGCACACCAACCGGCATAAGCCGCCGGTGCCTCGGCAGATCATCGGCGAAGCGATTCGATGCCTCCGCGACGCAAGTCGCATCCGCGTCGCCTCTGCGCACGGCTGGCGTTTCGCGCTCGATCGCAAGGCTGATGAGGCGCCTCATGTCGATTCGCTCGCGCCGCTCGCGGAGCAGCATCGCCAGCTCGATGTAGGCAACGTCTGTCGGTGTGAGGCGAGCGGCGCCGCGATCACCAGGATTCACCACAGAGCGCCACGATCTCGTGTGACCGAAGCCGAGCGCGTGAGTCATCTCGTGCGCCACAGTGTGCGAATTATGTAGGACGGCCCGGCTCCCGAAGCTTACTCGGACGTCGAATACTTCTCCCGAGGACGTCCAGCTCGCGCGGCTGAACCCATCGTTTGCCGGCATTCGCCTCACATCCACGATGATCACGTTTACCGGATCATCATCTCCCACCGTTGCAGGTTTGAAGAGAGACATGCCGACGTCAGCGCTCATCTCGGAGAGAGTCTTCCAGAAAGCGACGGAATCATCGGCCGAGATGTCCCCGAGCGCGCCCGACCGGCGAAAGGCGACTGGTACCGGGTAGCGCGTGCTCCGCCAGCCGACGACTCCCGCGTTCTCCTCACCCGAGGTGGGGATGCGCCAGAAATGCTCTGACTCCCCTCCGCTGCCGAGCGCCGCTTCAACTCGCACGGGAACTCGCATTCCCGCGTAAGTCCCGCGCTCGATCGTCCGGAATCCGTCGGATGAATCAGCGGAAGCGCTGAATTGGATCTCCTCGACGGCAGGCAGGAGGTCAGCGTGCGATGCGAAGTCAGCGACCGCCTCCGCCGCGACCGAGGCGGCCGCGTCGGGAGGCGCGTCAACGAACGGCTTGTCTACGCGGATCACCGATGCGCACCCGAGAGCGCCGGCAAGGGCGAATGCCGCCGCGAACGCTGCGCGAATACGGGGATGCGTGAATGACAAAATCAACGAAGCACTACGCGGGTGCGAGACTTTAGAAGCATAGCGCGGAGCTTCGAGGAATGAAATACTTCGTGCTGCGTGTCGGCCACGGGAAAGCGGGTGCGGCTACGGGTACGGGTAAAGGGGCACCCTTAACGGAAATCTCTTTTGATGAGAGCCGGCGGGGAGATCGCGAGCGTATAATGCGTAACCGCGTTTAGATTCCTCCCGGCGCGAGTCTCAACTCTTCCATCCCATGAGCGCATTGCCCTTCCCACCGTCCGACCCTCGAGCTTCCATCGTCAGTCTTTTGACGGAGGCGCGTGAGCGAACGATGCTGCTCGTGGACGGGCTGAGCGATGAGGATCTTCATCGGCAGCACGATCCACTGATGAGCCCGATTTTGTGGGACCTCGGCCACATCGCCCACTTCGAGGAGTTGTGGCTCACGCAGAACCTCGACGGTACAATCGAGTTCTCGGAGATGCCGGGCATCTATAACCCCTTCGAGCACCCGCGGGCCGAGCGTGCAAAGCTCCCGCTCCCGGCACTCGCGACGATGCGCGAGAAGCTCGAGGCGATCCGTGAAAAAGCCCTCACGCGACTCTCCCGAGTAAACCTCGACGATCCGAATCCGCTGTTATCGGGCGGGTACGTCTATCACATGGTTCTGCAGCACGAGTATCAGCACAACGAGACCATTCTTCAGACGCTGCAGCTCAAGCTCGGCGAGCCATATCATCCGCCTGTCCGCACTCCGGTCCCGGAAATCATTGTGGACCAGAGCGAATTGACCGACATGGTCCCGATTCCGGCCGGTGAATATCCAATCGGCACTGACGACCGGTCCGCTGCGTACGACAACGAGCGTCCGCGCCACGGTGTCGACGTCTCATCCTTCCGCATCGCTCGGGCGCCCGTGACGAATGGCGATTACATGGAGTTCATGACCGCCGGGGGCTATCGCGATGCGCGGCTCTGGAGCGATGCGGGACGGAAGTGGCTCTCTGAAAGTGGAGCGTCGGCACCAGGTTACTGGAAGCACGACGGTGACACGTGGATGGTGCGAACGATGGACCGGACAGGAGCAGTTGACCAGCGGCGGCCGGTGTGTCACGTCTCGTATCACGAAGCCGACGCTTTCGCGAGATGGGCGGGCAAGCGATTGCCAACCGAGGCCGAGTGGGAAATTGCGGCGTCATGGGACGGACGTGCAGGCGCTTTACTCTACCCCTGGGGTGACGAGCCGCCAACAAGCACGGACGCGAACGTCGACCAGTTGTCGTTCGATACCGCAGCGGTGGGTGCCTATCGCGGAAATGTTTCGGCGAGCGGCTGCTATGGCATGATCGGCGACGTCTGGGAGTGGACCTCCTCCGATTTCACCGGCTATCCGGGATTCGAGAGCTTTCCGTACCGGGAGTATTCGGAGCCGTTCTTCGGGAGCGAGTACAAGGTCTTGCGAGGCGGCTCCTGGGCAACACGCGCTGGCGCAATTCGTAATACTTTCCGCAACTGGGACTATCCAATCAGACGGCAAATCTTCAGTGGGTTCCGCTGTGCCGCCGACGCCTGATTCTGCAGATATCGCCGCGCGCACGACCACCGCGCGCATCGATCGCGGCGAGCTCCTTCGCGATGTCGCCCGCGGACTGGCTTTGGAGCAGAAGGAGCTCGATCCCAAGTACTTCTACGACGATCGGGGCTCCGAGCTTTTCGAGCTCATCACGGAATTGCCGGAGTACTACCTCACGCGGAGCGAACGCACGCTTCTGCTTGCCAGGATAGCGGAGATCATCTCGAGCGTGCGGCCTCGCTCGCTCGTCGAGCTCGGCGCCGGCAGCGCGACCAAGACAAGGATCATTCTCGATGCGATGCAAACCGGAGGGACTGGCGAGCAGTATGTGCCGGTGGATGTCAGCAGGAATTTCCTGGAGGAAACTGCTACACGCCTTCGCGAGATTTACCCGCAGCTGGAGATCACTGCGGCGGTTGGAGACTTCACACGCCAGCTGAAGCTTCCCTGGCTGGAGCGACCGACACTGTTCGCGTTCCTGGGCAGTACAATAGGAAACTTCGAGTCGGAATCAGCCATTCGCATTCTGCGTCGAATTGCCGCACAGATGTGCCCGGACGACAGGCTTCTGCTTGGCGCCGACCTTCGCAAGGACCCTGAGCTTATCGAGGCAGCATACAACGATCGGGCGGGAGTCACCGCGGAATTCAACCTCAACATCCTTCGCGTCCTCAATCGGGAGCTCGGCGCGAACTTCGATTTGTCCGCGTTCAGGCATCGCGCTTTCTACGATCGCGATCGTCACCGAGTCGAGATGCACCTGGATTCCGATCGCGATCAGACGGTCTTGATCCCCGAGATTGGCAGCGTCCGGTTCCTGGAAGGTGAATCGATTCGAAGCGAGCTGAGTTGCAAATACGACAGGCCGAGCGTCGAATCACTTTTTGAGCGGGCAGGTCTTCGCCTCGAACGGTGGATCACGGACGCGGACGAGCTGTTTGCTCTCGCTCTCGGCGGACCCGTGCGGACAGCACTCTGATGCGTCTCGACCGCAGCACGCTGCTGGCCAGCGTGGAATCGCTTTTTTCATCCTCTGGCAGCGCACACCCGATGGGAGTGGGTGCCGAGCTGGAGCTGATACCATTCGGTGCCGAGAGCGGCGAGCCGGTTTCTATCGCGGCGTTGAGCGGACTTCAGTCACTGCCGGTGCTTCGCCGCGTTGCACGGTACGCTCGTTGGCTGGAGAGGGCTTCCGCTGGCGATCCTCCCTCCTGGTCGACACCTGACGGCGGACGCGTTTCCTTCGAGCCAGGCGGTCAGATCGAGATCAGCAGCGCGATATCTCCTGCTGCATCCGGTCTGATCCGCGATCTGCGTTGCACTTCGGAACTTCTGACGAGTGCATTCGAGCGTGACGCAATGGTTCTGGAGGCTGTCGGCGTCGATCCCTACAACGACATCGCCGATGTGAGTCTGCAGCAGCACCGGCCACGATACGAGCGCATGGCGCGTTACTTCGATTCTATCGGCGAATCCGGTGCGCGGATGATGCGACAAACAGCGTCGCTGCAGATCAACGTCGAGAGCGGCCCAAAACCGTACGAGCGCTGGGCGCTTCTCAGCTCGCTTGCGCCATACGTGACCGCGATCTTCGCTTCCTCCGCCGTTTACGCCGGCCAGGCCACAGGTCACCGCAGCTACCGGGCTCACCTGTGGCGGACCCTCGATGCATCGCGTACCGGCCTGCCTGTCGATGAGGACAACCCCGCCGCTGCCTATCTCGACTTCGCCCTGGAGGCAGGCGCAATAATGCACGGGAACGGCGAGCGCTATCCCTCATTTTCCGAGTGGATGCATACGGGAAGTCCAACGCTCGAGGATTGGAAGTTTCACCTGAGCACTCTTTTTCCCGAGGTGCGTCCGCGCGGCTACTTCGAGCTTCGCTCGGCAGACGCGGTTTCTCCGGAGCATCTGGCTGCAGCCATCTCGCTTGTCGTCGGCCTCGTCTACGACGAAGACACATCTCGCGCCGCAGCAGACCTTCTCGGATCGCCCAACGCCAGGGCGCTGGAGACTGCAGGTCGCGCGGGGCTGGCCGATCCCGCGATTCGTGAAAAGGCGATCGAGCTGACAAATCTCGCGATCGCCGGGTGTGAATCGCTCGGCGACCGGTACATCTCCGCCGCCGATGTGGACTCGGCAGTGTGTTTCTTCGACCGGTACACGCGTCAGGGAAGATCTCCCGGCGATGACCGAACCTGAGCCGGGTGCCGCCCTCGAGGTAAACGACGTCTCGAAGCGTTACGGAGATGTGGCCGCGCTCGCGCGAGTCACGCTCACGGTGGCGCCCGGTGAATGTCTGGCACTCGTTGGAGAAAGCGGCTCGGGAAAGACCACACTTCTCCGCTGCATCAACCGGCTGCTCGACCCCGACAGCGGAACGATAACAATCGACGGGCGAGACACGCGCTCCGTCAATCCGGTAGCGTTGCGCAGGTCGGTCGGCTACGTGCCACAGGAAGGCGGAATTCTTCCTCACTGGAGCGTCAGCCGGAATGTCGCGCTTGTACCTGTGCTGTCCGGAATGCCTGACGCATCCGAGCGC from the Gemmatimonadaceae bacterium genome contains:
- a CDS encoding acyl-CoA dehydrogenase family protein, which produces MNFSHSTEHQRLQDEITAFARTELNGGAAERDRAQLFPRDLWLRCGELRLQGLMIPEVYGGRGLDPVSSTVALEALGHGCEDGGLSFSLCAHLLACVVPVWKHGTEEQKRRYLPGMSDGSIIAANAMSEPASGSDAFALTTRAEPEEGGFLLNGTKTFCSNGPYADVIVTYAATDLARAYHGGITAFIVPRETDGLRTGPPFDKLGLRTSHMSEVVFENAWVSSDAVLGGVGGGSSVFSQSMDWERACLGGVHIGTMQRLLELVVTHARTRMVSGEPIGKHQGVSHPVADMKVRLEAARLLVYRAAARLDRARDISMDAAIAKLFVSEALVATAQDAVRAFGADGVIEGHPAERALRDAVSSTLYSGTSEIQRNIIARWLGL
- the egtB gene encoding ergothioneine biosynthesis protein EgtB, with protein sequence MSALPFPPSDPRASIVSLLTEARERTMLLVDGLSDEDLHRQHDPLMSPILWDLGHIAHFEELWLTQNLDGTIEFSEMPGIYNPFEHPRAERAKLPLPALATMREKLEAIREKALTRLSRVNLDDPNPLLSGGYVYHMVLQHEYQHNETILQTLQLKLGEPYHPPVRTPVPEIIVDQSELTDMVPIPAGEYPIGTDDRSAAYDNERPRHGVDVSSFRIARAPVTNGDYMEFMTAGGYRDARLWSDAGRKWLSESGASAPGYWKHDGDTWMVRTMDRTGAVDQRRPVCHVSYHEADAFARWAGKRLPTEAEWEIAASWDGRAGALLYPWGDEPPTSTDANVDQLSFDTAAVGAYRGNVSASGCYGMIGDVWEWTSSDFTGYPGFESFPYREYSEPFFGSEYKVLRGGSWATRAGAIRNTFRNWDYPIRRQIFSGFRCAADA
- the egtD gene encoding L-histidine N(alpha)-methyltransferase, which translates into the protein MPPTPDSADIAARTTTARIDRGELLRDVARGLALEQKELDPKYFYDDRGSELFELITELPEYYLTRSERTLLLARIAEIISSVRPRSLVELGAGSATKTRIILDAMQTGGTGEQYVPVDVSRNFLEETATRLREIYPQLEITAAVGDFTRQLKLPWLERPTLFAFLGSTIGNFESESAIRILRRIAAQMCPDDRLLLGADLRKDPELIEAAYNDRAGVTAEFNLNILRVLNRELGANFDLSAFRHRAFYDRDRHRVEMHLDSDRDQTVLIPEIGSVRFLEGESIRSELSCKYDRPSVESLFERAGLRLERWITDADELFALALGGPVRTAL
- a CDS encoding glutamate-cysteine ligase family protein gives rise to the protein MRLDRSTLLASVESLFSSSGSAHPMGVGAELELIPFGAESGEPVSIAALSGLQSLPVLRRVARYARWLERASAGDPPSWSTPDGGRVSFEPGGQIEISSAISPAASGLIRDLRCTSELLTSAFERDAMVLEAVGVDPYNDIADVSLQQHRPRYERMARYFDSIGESGARMMRQTASLQINVESGPKPYERWALLSSLAPYVTAIFASSAVYAGQATGHRSYRAHLWRTLDASRTGLPVDEDNPAAAYLDFALEAGAIMHGNGERYPSFSEWMHTGSPTLEDWKFHLSTLFPEVRPRGYFELRSADAVSPEHLAAAISLVVGLVYDEDTSRAAADLLGSPNARALETAGRAGLADPAIREKAIELTNLAIAGCESLGDRYISAADVDSAVCFFDRYTRQGRSPGDDRT